The following DNA comes from Mycobacteroides immunogenum.
CGATGAACAAGAGTGTCGGCAGCATCAACACCTTGGCGGACTCGCTGATGCCGATCAGGTTGATCACTGTCAGGATCGCCAGCCCTATCAACGTGATGGACAGTAGATGCGGCGCCAGCGAGGGAAAGGCGCTCGCCAGGCTCGCCGCACCGGCGGCAAGGCTGACCGCGACGGTCAACACGTAGTCGACGACCAAGCTCGCGGCCGCCACCAGGCTGGCGCCCCGGCCCAGGTCCTTCTTGGCGACCGCGTATGAACCCCCGCCCTCGGGGTGTACCGCGATCACCTGGCGGTAGGAGAACACCAAGACGATCAACAGCACCGTGATCGCGATAGCCACCGGGAGGGTGAACGTGATGGCGCCGACGCCGCCCGCGATCAGTGCCAGCACGATGGCCTCGGGGCCGTAGGCGACGGAGGACAGGGCGTCGAGGGACAGCGCGGCCAGCCCGCCGACAGCGGTCAGCTTGTGCGCGTCGTCCTTGAGAACGCGGCGCAGCCGAGGGTCGGCGACGCGCTGCGGTTTGGGCTTGACGGGAGGGGCGGACACCACCGGGGGAGGATAGGCACAGATATGGCTGTTTTCGTGGTTCTTTACGGAATCTTGAGGCGCCCCAGAGGGCAGTGCCGGAGTGGGCGATAGTGGTGTCAATCACGATGACATTCGTGAACCTATGTCCCGTGAGGTCAACGGATGTAGACTCACCCGCATGAAGGGACTCAGCCTTACTGCGATGATCGCGATGGGTGCGGGTGCTGCGGCGATCGCCATGGCCTCCCCGGCACACGCCGACGATGTCAGCTTCAACCAGACGTTGCACTCCTACGGCATCTACGCGCCGCCGGACAAGACTGCCTACCTCGGCAAGATCGCGTGCCATCGCCTGGACACGGGCCTGGACAAGGACGCCTACCAGTCCACCGAGTTCCTAGCCAAGAATCTCGACCGGCACAGCTCAACCGAGCAGAAGTGGCAGTTCCTGTCCGCTTCGATCGATGAGTACTGCCCGGAGCAGCGCCCCGTTCTGGAGCGCGCAGCCAGCCACACCTAAATCCGGTGCGTTCTTAACCGCGCTCAGCGAGCGCGGTTAAGAACGTCGAGTACCTGAGCGACCAGCTCGTCGATATCCGCCCCGGTGGTATCCAGGACGAGCTCAGGATTTTCCGGGGCTTCGTAGGGTGCTTCTACACCCGTCAAACCCTTCAGCTCACCCGCGCGGGCACGGGCATACAGACCCTTGGGGTCGCGTTTTTCGCATTCGGCCAGCGGCGTGGAGATATAGACCTCGATGAACGGCAACTTGGCCGCCGCGTTGATGCTGCGCGCGGTCTCGCGGTCGGAGCGCAGCGGTGACACCAATGACGCCAGCGCCACCACGCCGGAATCGGCGAACAGCCGCGTCAGATGTGACACCCGGCGGATGTTCTCGGCACGGTCGCCGGGGGAGAACCCCAGGTCATCGGATAGCCCATGGCGCAGGTTGTCGCCGTCGAGCAGATACGCGACCTGACCCGACTCCACGAGTGCGCGTTCCACCGCCACCGCGATGGTCGACTTCCCGGAGGCCGGCAGGCCGGTGAACCAGATGATCGCACCGCGCTGCGCGGTGCTGTCCCAACGGTATTCGCGGTCCAGCGCCGACGGGTGCCAGCGGATGTCGGTGCGCGAGTGGGTCTCCGGTTTGACCTCGCGCGCTTCGGTGATGGTGCCGGCGCCGACGGTGTCGTTGGAGGCCTCATCGATCAGGATGAAGGCCCCGCTGTCGCGGCTGTCGGCATAGGAATCAGCCACCACCACCGAACTGGTGCGCAGAGTCACCGCACCGATGTCGTTGAGCGCCAATTCAACCGGACCATCGAGCTCATCCAGCGTCTCCGGGTCCAGCCGGGTGTGCAGAGCCTGAACTGTGGCGCGCACGGTCCGGGTGCCCTGCTTGAGCGCCAGCCGATCACCCGCGCGCAGCGGCCCGTTGGTGAACCAGCAGACCGTGGCATCGATCTCGCGTGCCAGCACCGGTAACACCGCGTCTTCGGCACCGCTCACCAGCACATCGCCACGGCCCACGTCGATGTCGTCGGCCAATTCGATCGACACCGACAGCGGAGCCACACCGGTGGAACGGTTTTCGTCCAGGGTGTCCACCACCGTGACAGTGGAGCGCGTGCCCGACGGCAGATTCACCACCGAATCGCCGACGCTGAGCGTGCCCGCTGCCAGGCGGCCGGTATACCGGCGACGTTGATCGGCGGTGGGCCGCGAGACCCACTGCACGGGCAGGCGCAGCTTGGCGGCTTCCGGCTGTGGAGGTGAAAGCTCAACGTTTTCGAGGTATTCGAGCAGGGTGGGACCGGAGTACCACGATGTGTTCTCCGAGCGGTGCACCACGTTGTCGCCATGCTTGGCGGCGAGCGGAATGACGGTGATGTCGACCTTGCCCAGCCGGTCGGCCAGCAGATGTAGTTCGCGCTCGACTTCGGCGAACCGCTGCGCGTCGAAATCGACCAAGTCGATCTTGTTGACGGCGGCCACGAAGTGTTTGATGCCCAACAGCTTTGCGATGCGGGCGTGGCGGCGGGTCTGCCGCAATACCCCGGCGCGCGCGTCGACCAGCAGGATCGCCACATGCGCGTTGGAGGCGCCGGTGAACATGTTGCGGGTGTAGCGCTCATGCCCGGGAGTGTCGGCCAGGATGTAGCTGCGGCTCTCGGTGGAGAAGAACCGGTAGGCCACGTCGATGGTGATGCCCTGTTCGCGTTCGGCGCGCAGGCCGTCCGAAAGCGCGGCCAGGTCGGCTACGCCCTCTTCATCGGTGACTGCTTCCAGGTGATCGACCGGCAGGCTGTCGGTGTCGTGCAGCAGCCGCCCGATGAGCGTGCTCTTGCCGTCGTCCACCGAGCCGGCGGTGGCGATACGCAGCAGTTGGCGGGTGTCCACCGCGGTCTGGGTGCTCATCAGAAGTAGCCCTCTCGTTTCCGGTCTTCCATGGCGGCCACGGATGTGCGGTCGTCGGCACGGGTCTCGCCACGTTCGGAGACGGTGGCCACGGAAATCTCCGCGATCACCCCTTCGATCTCGGTGGCCTGCGAGCGGACGGCGCCGGTGATGGTCATGTCGCCGACGGTGCGGTAGCGCACCCATTCGGTGGCGGCCCTCTCCAGGCCCGTCGGGGTGGCGTACTCGGAGGTGGCCAGCAGAATGCCGTCCCGTTCGAAGACCTCGCGTTGGTGTGCGTAGTAGATCGACGGCAGCTCAAGGTTTTCCAGCTGGATGTAGCGCCAGATATCCAGCTCGGTCCAGTTGCTCAACGGAAACACGCGGACCTGTTCACCCTTGCGGATGCGTCCGTTGTACAGCGACCACGGTTCGGGCCGCTGCGCCCTCGGGTCCCACTGGCCGAATTCGTCGCGGAAGCTCAGGATGCGCTCCTTGGCGCGGGCGCGTTCTTCATCGCGCCGGGCGCCACCGAACGCCGCGTCGAAACCTCCGGCTTCCAAGGCGTCCAGCAGGGTGCGGGTCTGCTGTCGGTTGCGCGAGGCGCCCGGGCCCGGGTCGGGCACCCGGCCGGCGTCGATGGTGTCCTGTACCGAGGCGACGATGAGTTTGTGTCCGTGTCCGGTGGTGCGCCGGTCGCGGAACTCGATGACCTCGGGGAAGTTATGCCCGGTGTCGACGTGCAGCACCGGGAAGGGCAGGGGGGCCGGCCGGAAGGCCTTCTCTGCCAACCTCAGCAGCACGATCGAGTCCTTGCCCGCTGAGAAGAGCAGCACCGGGCGCTGCAACTCGGCGACCACTTCACGAATGATGTGCACCGCCTCGGCCTCCAACAACCGAAGCTCGTTGACCTGCAATGGGTTTTCTATGGTCGTCATAGCGGTAGCCCCTCCTTTTCAGCGTCGGCGCGGTATCGGTCCACCCAGTCGTCCGACCGCTGATCTGCCTGCCGTTCCAGTACCGGCGGCGGCGCGAGCCGTGGATCTTGGCCCAGTGCTTCCAGCACCGTGCCGACCACCTCGGTCAGGTTGCGCCATAGGTACGGGTAGGAGACGTCGATGGGCTGGATGTTCTCCTCGGTGAACCAGCGGCGCCAGCCGGCCTCCTGTGCCTGCAGCATGGTGATGACGTGCGCGATGGCGCCGGCGTGGTACTCGGCCCGTGCGTCCCGCACCGGGTCGGGGCGTCCGCGCCACACCCGCGTCTGCACCGCGCGCCAAAACGAAACTGCCTGCGACACAACGTCCGGTCGGTACACGTGCACCAGCACGGGGTCGCTGCCGACAACGTCGCGTATCGCGGAGAGCAGGCCTTGGCCGGAACGGTCGGGGAGTCCCTCGGCCCGGTTCAACAGCAGCGGGGTCTGATTCCACATGAGCTTGCCGCCCCAGACGCCGTTGGGGGTGCGCCCGACGGTGCGGATGTAATCGCGCCAGATGGTGGCGGGCGCCAAATCGGGCTTGCCCGCGTCCAGTGGATCCAACAGCCGCAGGATCGACTCGTCCTGGACGTCGGCGAACCATTCTCGCGGCTGCGGCGACTGGCTCGTGGTGGGCAGGTACTGGAAGAACTCTTGCGGTTCACCGGCTACGCCGGTCGCACGCAGGGATTCGACCAGCAGGGTGCTGCCACTGCGTTGGGACGCGAGCACCAGATATGCGGTGGGGTGGTCGGGCATGCGCAGTAGCCTAACCGCAATTGTTTCGTATTCGACTAATTGGGTTCGCCGTGAATTGCAATCACCGCGAACAAAACTATTGTTCGATACCGCGCTCGTCCGCGATTGCGGACCGGTTAGCTCCGGGCCTGCCGTGGATGCGCAGGAATGTCTCGGTGTACCGCTCGGAAATACGCGTGCCCGCAAAATCAGACGGGATCACGTCGAGGGTCTTCTCCCGCCAGTCGTTCAGGCGCAGTGCGAGGTCATTGGCGACCGCTTCGGACTCTGCGTCGGCGTCGAGTCCGAGCAGGTTATGTGCCTCTTCCGGGTCGGTCTGGAGGTTGTAGAGCTCGCGGTGGGGCCGGGGCCCGGTGATGTGCGTGGCGACAGCGCGGCCCGGCGGGCTGTCGGCAATGTCCCAGGGGAGGTCCAGAACCGGCCGGGGTGCGTAATTCTCGATGTAACTGTAATTCTTTGTTCTGATAGCTCGAATAGGATCGAAAGAATCGTGATAAGTCTTGGTGGTGAATACCTCGGAACGGACTGTTTGGAGTTCGCCTGATTGTTTCTGGATATTCTCGGCATGAGAAACTCCCTGCACCTCTTCGGGAATTTCGACACCCAATAGCCCCAATAGGGTGGGCAGCAGGTCGACCCCGCTGAAGAGTTCGTCATAGCGAAGCGGTGAGGATGTGCGGCCGCGGGGCGGACGCACGATCAAGGCGATACCGGTGCCGGCGTCATACAGGGTGGATTTGGCGCGCGGCAGCGCCGGACCGTGGTCGGTCATGAAGACCACCCAGGTGTTCTGGTCCAGGCCCGTCTCGGTCAAGACCTGCAGTAGCTCGCCGACTTTGGCGTCGGCCACCGTGATGGAGCCGTAGAACTCGGCAAGGTCATCGCGTACCTCGGGAGTGTCGGGCAGGTAGCCGGGAACGTCGACGGCTTCCGCGTCGGACGGTTCATAGCGCTCACGCGGAAAAGGACGATGCGTCTCGAAAAATCCGGCCGTGAGGAGAAACGGTGCGCTGGGGGAATTGCGCAACCAGGCGGAGGCGTGCTCCACCACGTATTCGCAATACGAGTTTGATACGTCGTACTCGTCGAATCCCAGCGTGGCCGGATACGCCGTTTCGTGCTGCATTCCGAACAGTGCTGTGTGCCAGCCCGATCCAGACAAGATGTGGGGGAGCGTGCGCACCCCGGCGCGGTATTCCCAGCCGTGGTGGGCCAACCCGATAAGGCCATTGCTCTGCGGGTATCGCCCGGTGAAAAGAGAACCGCGGGACGGCGAACACAGCGGTGCGGTCGCATGTGCGCGGGTGAACAGGACGCCCTCGGCGGCCAATCGGTCCAGATGCGGGCTGGATACATCGGCGTGCCCATAGACGCCCAGGTAGCGACCGAGGTCATGCCAATGGACGATCAGAACGTTGTCCCGTGACGCTTCGGTCACTGTGCTCCCTTCCGCAGGTTCGACGGTCCAGCCAACAGTGTGCCTTGCGTTTCTGGCAACCCTTCGGCTCATGGCGAACGGCTACGCGTCAGCGCGATCTCCAATGCCAGGGTGGTGCCCTGAGCGGGTCCAGTCCCACGATCTGCGTCTCACCCCAATCTTTGACGAGCTCGAGCCGCAGCGCAGGCCCGGTGTCGTCGATCAGGTCGTCCTCGTCCGCAAGGACGTCGCGCAATGATCGGGCGGCAAGGTGATCCACCAGGGCGCTCGCGTGAGTGATCACCACCACCTGGGTCTTGGTGGCCGCGGCCCGGATGAGCGTTGCGAGCGGAGCGATGAGGTCGGGGTGCAAGGATGTCTCGGGTTCGTTGAGCACCATCAGCGGCGGTGGCTCGGGACTGAGCAGCGCGGCGGCCCATAGCAGGAAGCGCAGGGTGCCATCGGACAATTCCGCCGCACGCAGCGGGCGCAGCATGCCGGGCTGTTGTACCTGAAGATCGAATATCCCGTCACTGACGGCCACCGCAACCGACGCGCCATCGAAGGCGGCGGCGACGGCCTTGTCCAAGGTGTCGCTACGGGTCTCGATGATGGTCTGGATGGCTGCCGCCACGTCGCTACCGTCGTTCGACAACACCGTTGTTCGCGTTCCGATCTGAGGCTGACGCGCCGGTGCGAGCATGTCGACACGAAATCCGTCGTAGAACCGCCAGCCGCGCAGCGTGTCCCGCACAGCGCCCAATTCCGGTAGTTTTCCGGGGAATTCGGAAAGCATGCTGCGATACGTCGGTAGCGAGCGACTGAATCCCTCGAATCGGTGCCCCGAATCCGACCGAGCTTCTACTACGGGACGAGTCCTTTGCACCAGGGTGGCGCTGGGGCGCAGGGTCCGGCCGGTGAAGACGATCTCACGCTTGATCTCCGGATCGCGGCCGAAGGCGGAGTCGCTGGGAATCGGCAGGCCGAGATCCACGAGATATCCGAAATTGGTTGATGCATAACCTAACTCAATTGATACCGGGCGGGTGCGCCCTGCGCCCTGGATTACCCCCGTGCGTCGCGCGGCCTTGAGGTTCTCCGGACCGGCCCACATGGCCGATCGCAGGCCGCCTTGGCGTGCCAGTGAGCCGATGATCTCGCCGCGGCCGCAATCGGCCAGTAGCTGCAGGGCCCGGTAGAGCGAGGACTTTCCGGTGCCGTTGGCGCCGGTGACAACGGTCAGTCGCGCAAGCGGCAGCACAAGATCGCGCAGCGATCGGTATCCGCGAACGGCGACGGTCGTCAACACGGGGCCAGGTTAGCCAGGGGTGCCGACACGGTGCTGGATCGGCCGGTTCTATGGCCGGACGGTGTGCGGCTCGGTACGATCACGCGGCATGGGGATCAAGGGGATGCGCAAGCTAGCCGTTGCGACGGCTGTGGTGATTAACCTGATGGGATCGCTTTGTTCCGTTGCGCCGGCGAACGCGGACCCCGCGTTCCCGGACATCGACTCGCTGCCCATGGCCTCGATCAAATATCCCGCGGGCTTCGACCCGACCGACGGGAAACAGTGGCCGATCGAGAACATCTTCTCGCCCGCCGACGGGGTGTACTGCCGGTTACGTCTGCAGGCATGGGGGACCTTCCAAATGCCACCCGCGGATGTCGCCTGCGCGGGCGAGCTGCCGGGAATGCCGAACGGCGAGAACATCGCCCGTATTGATATCGGTACCTCCGGCGCCCCGTACGCAAGATTCCTCAAAGGATCCAACTCCTTGGGGGACCTCAATACGTACCCGCACTTTTCTGCCGGGAAACAATTGCAAGTGTTTCTCAACATTCCGAGCATTCTGATGGCGTGCGGTAGCGGCACGGGAGGCGATTTCATTCTCGCCTGCCATGCCTACAAGAGCCTTGGCCAGGCGGATTTCCCTCCGCATGGCTTTGTGCTGGCCGCTTCTGGCAGCTGGGTGTTCTGAGGGGCGTGATCCCCGTAGGCCTCGTGATCGGGAGGCCAGACGAGGATCCCCCGAGCTCCTACCGCCCGAAACCGGCGTTGCGCAGCGCGTCCGCCATCGAACCGGTCGGGCGAGACTCTTCCCGCTGGCGGGAATTCTTGTCGCGGTTCTGGTTTCGCCGACCCTGATTCCGGTCGTCGCGGTTCTTGTCGTCACGACGGGGAGCGCCGGAACGCTCAGGACGCTTGCCCTGTTGCGGATCGTCGTTGAGGCGCAGGGTCAGGCCGATGCGCTGACGCGGAATGTCGACCTCGGTGACCTTGACCCGAACCACTTGGCCGGACTTGACCACCTCGTGAGGGTCGGAGACATACCGATCCGACATCGCCGACACGTGCACAAGGCCGTCCTGGTGCACGCCGACGTCAACAAACGCGCCGAAGGCGGCCACATTTGTCACGACCCCTTCCAGCACCATGCCGACCTTCAGGTCCGACACCTTTTCGACACCGGCAGCGAACGTTGCCGTGGTGAATGCGGGGCGTGGGTCGCGCCCCGGCTTCTCCAATTCGCCGAGAATGTCTGTGACAGTGGGAATTCCGAACCGTTCGTCGGCGAAGTCGGCGGGCTTGAGCGAGCGTAATGACCGCTCGTTGCCGATCAGCTCGGCCAGGGTCACACCCGAACGGTCCAGAATCTTGCGCACCACCGGGTATGACTCGGGGTGCACTCCCGACGCGTCTAGCGGGTCGTCGCCGCCCTGGATACGGAGGAATCCGGCGCATTGTTCAAAGGCCTTGGGCCCCAGCCGGGGAACCTCAAGTAGCCCCTTGCGGCTGCGGAACGCACCCGCCTTCTCGCGATGGGCGACGATGGATTCGGCCAACGATTCGGTGACCCCGGATACGCGTGCGAGTAGTGGGACCGAGGCCGTGTTCAGGTCGACGCCGACAGCGTTCACGGCATCTTCGACGACGGCATTGAGGCTGCGGGCGAGGGTGCCCGGCGTGACGTCGTGCTGATACTGGCCAACGCCGATTGACTTGGGTTCGATTTTCACCAACTCGGCCAACGGATCTTGCAGACGCCGGGCGATGGACACCGCTCCGCGCAGGGTGACGTCGAGGTCGGGAAGTTCATGGGCGGCGTAGGCCGAGGCTGAGTAGACGGACGCGCCGGCTTCGCTGACCATCGCCTTGGTGGGCGCCTTGGCGCCCGCAGCCTTGATATCGGCGATGAGTTCTGCTGCCAGTGCGTCGGTTTCGCGGGAAGCGGTCCCGTTACCCACGGCGATCAGTTCGACATTGTGGCGGGCGACGAACGCCGCAAGAGTGGCTTTGGCCTCATTCCATTTCTGCTGAGGCTGATGTGGGTAGATCGCGCAGGTGTCCACGACTTTGCCGGTGCCGTCCACGACAGCCACCTTGACGCCGGTGCGGAAGCCGGGGTCAAGGCCCAGGGTTGCGCGAGTGCCCGCAGGCGCGGCCAGCAGCAGATCCTTGAGGTTGCGAGCGAACACCCCGACGGCGTCCTCCTCGGCGCGCTGGCGCAGCTTCAGGCGGGCGTCGACGGATGCGGAGAACATGAGCTTGGCGCGCCAGGCGACCCGAACGGTACCGGCCAGCCACGGCGTGGCCGGGGTCTTGGCTGTCAGATTCACCCCAAGCGACTGCGCGACCATGTGCTCGTACGGCGCGTCCTCACCGCCGTCGAAGTTCAGGGCCAAAACCTGCTCCTTCTCGCCGCGCATGACGGCGAGCACCCGGTGCGAGGGCATGGTTTCCAGAGATTCGGAGAATTCGAAGTAGTCGCGATACTTCTGTGCGGCTTCGGTTTTCGCGGCGTCTTCGGACCATGGGCCGGTCTGTAGTGCACCTTCTGCCCAGAATTTGGTACGGGTGGCGCCGACGAGTTCCGCGTCTTCGGCGACACGCTCGATGAGGATGTGACGGGCGCCGTCCAGGGCGGCGCTGGCGTCTGCGACGTTCTCGGTGAGGAACTCGGCGGCCGCCTCGTCGGGAACGAGGGTCGGGTCCGCCAGCAGCCGGTCGGCCAGCGGCTCCAGGCCGGCCTCGCGCGCGATCTGTGCCTTGGTACGCCGCTTGGGCTTGTAGGGCAGATAGATGTCCTCGACACGGGCCTTGGTGTCGGCGGAGAGCAGCGCGGCCTTCAGCTCGTCGGTGAGCTTGCCCTGGTCCTCGATGGAGGACAGCACCGCGGCCCGCCGCTCATCGAGTTCCCGCAGGTACCGCAGCCGCTCTTCCAGGTCACGCAGCTGGCCGTCGTCCAGGCTGCCGGTGACCTCTTTGCGATAACGCGCGATGAACGGGACCGTCGCACCCTCGTCGAGCAGCCGCACAGCGGCCGCGACCTGGGCCTCAGCGACCTCCAGTTCAGCAGCGAGGCGGGCATTTACAGATTTCACGGTCACGCTCTGAGTCACGCCGAGGGACCCTACCCAATATTGGGGACAAGCTAGGCTCACCGGGTGCGTGTCTGGAGCGTGTTGGCCCTGATCCTGCTGGTCGCGGGATGCGCGCCGCATCACGAGCAGGCGCCGCCGGCCTCGACCTCCGCGGTGTCCACCAGCACTTCCTCAAGCGTGGCCGCCACAGCCCCGACCACGACAACATCGCGGGCCGCCGCGCCGGGACCGCAGGCGTCGGTGACGGCGGTGACCCGTTGGATCGAGGCGGGCGATCCTGTCGACCCCGAGAAATTCCGGGCGGTCGATCAAGACGGCACGCCGGGCCAGCTGCCCGAAGGCGACGTAGCTTTTCGCCCACCCCGTGAGCTGGGTCCGCGGACCGTCGGCGGATGCATCACGGAGATGAAGTACCAGGAGCCGCTGTCCTGCCTGCCGGGGCTTCGCAACGCGCCACCGCGTCCACCGGATTTGCCGGGCCAGTGGATCGGAGGCTGGGTGAGCTTTGACGGAGCGACGGTCACCGTTGGCAGTCGTCACGGAGACCCCGGGCCGTTCATCCAGGGCGTGGGGCTTCCGCTTGAGTACGGCAAGCGCCTCAAATTCGGTGACTACCAATGCAGATCGGACCAGAAAGGTCTGTATTGCGTGAACTACCCGCATCACTCGGCCATCCGGATGGGCGACGAGCTTGAGGTGTACGGGTGCACCAAGCGGGCGACTCCGCCGCGCGGAATTGGTGTGCAGTACGACTGCGGGTGAGGCCCATTGCCGTCCTGCCCCCGGGCTGTCGGCCCGGGAACAGGACTGGCGACGGGATTTACTTCTTGGCCCAGCGGTCCTTGCCGTCGTCGCCCTTGGTGCAGGTCAGGACGGTGCCGTCGCTGGCCTTGCCGGTCTTGTCTTCCAGGTCCTTAGAACAGAACTTGCCCGCGCTCGGGGTGGCGGTACTTGGCGCCGGGCTGGGGGTGCTGGGATCCGCGATCGCAGTGGGTGCGTAGCAACCGAACATCATGGCCGCGCTCACTGCTGCAACAGTCGCCAATCTTTTCATCACGCTGTCCTTTGGTCGTTGACGAATCGGGTGAGTCGAACGCCGACAACCTACCTGGCTACCAGGACGTGTTGGCTATCAATCGGGTGAATATCGGCGGGTGGATTTCGGTGACGCCGGCGCACGTGAACTCCATCGGCTAAATACCCTGTTCAGCCATTGTCAGCTACTTCGCAGCAAATCATCAGACTAGGGATTTCCTTGGTTGAGCAAGACCGCTGAAAAGCGGTAAAGGGCGAGCAGTGAGATGAAGCCGAACATAAAGAGGATGACGCTGCCGACGGATTCGTTGACCGGGTTGAGGAACAAGCCGAACGCATACGCGCCGATGACCACGACGGGTGCGGCATCGACCCAGCTCAGCCGGCGCTGCTCGGATTGTGTGAGCGCGTCCTTGCCCAGGAGCGGCAGAAGCACGTACGAGATGATGAGCGTGATCAGGAATCCCCAGATTGCCCACCCGATGGGTAGGGCCGGATCGCCGAAGAACGAGTCTTCCGGGGCCAGCGCCCTGGACTTCCCGACCCATTCGTAGATGCCGAATTTCGTGCAAAAACCGTTGGCCAAGAACGCGATCCAGGCATGCAGCATGCCGTACAACACGCAGTGCCACACGACCTGCCACGGCCGCAGGGTATGTGGGTTCACCACGATCCTGCCGTCGAGTATCACGTTGATAATCACGTAGATCGGCCACAACAACGCGACCATTCCGACGGGGACAAGCAGGGGCACGCTGCCGATATGCGGGCCCATCATGGGTGTGTCGCCGTAGCGCAGATCGCCCCACACGAACCCGCCGAAACTGATGTTCGCCTGCTCGAAGGCCCACTCCACGATGGATGCGATGACGAAGTAGGCCGAAGCCATTTTGACGCCTAGATGTTTGAGCATGTGGCCGAACACCGCCACCACCAGTGCCAGCGAGGTGACCGTCTGTGCGATCACCGGAAGTCCGGCGCCGCCGGTGGAAATGCCCGACCAAAGTGTCATGACCACCCACACCACACAGGCGAGGCCAAGGGCCACATCCATTGGACTGGCCCGTCGCGCTTCATTTTTCGTGCGGTTCTCGCTGTCCGCGCGCATCTGCCGCAGTCCTTCCCGCCGTGAAATTCGTCATCGGATCGAAAGTTATTCTAGAAAAATTCTCTAGTCAAGGGGTGGTTCAGTATTGTTCGGTGGTGCCCACTGCCTCGAATGCCGGCGTCGCTCGTCGGCGCGCCATCCTCGACGCAGCGCTCACGTCCTTCCTGAAAAGTGGGGTGGCGGGGGCCACGGTCGAGGCGCTGCATCGCGAATCCGGGGCCAGTGTGGGCAGCATCTACCACTTCTTTGGGAGCAAGGAAGGCGTGGCTGCCGAGCTGTACCTGGAAACGCTGCGCGATTACTACGATGCGTATCTTGCTGCACTGCAAGCGAGTTCAGGCGCCCGTGGTGGAGTTGTGGCCGCGGTGCGTTTCCATCTGGAGTGGGTTGCCGCCAACGAGATGCGGGCCCGTTTTCTGTTTCATTGTCGCGAGTTCGAGGTGATCGAGGAATCGCGCTCGACGATTACCGCGCTGCACGAGGACTTCTATGGCAAGGCCAGTGCGTGGCTGCAACCGCACGTCGAGAAAGGGCGCATCAAGCCGCTGCCGCCCAGGTTGTGTCAGGCATTGTGGATGGGGCCCTGCGTCGAATATGCCCGGCTGTGGCTGGCCAGGTCGGCCGACTTCGACGTGCTTGCGGCGGCGCCGGTTCTCGGGCAGGCAGCGTGGGACGCCGTCAAGGCGTAATCAGTACTGGCGCTTGGCCGTTTACGCAGGTGGCGGTGGTGCAGGATTGAGCG
Coding sequences within:
- a CDS encoding TetR/AcrR family transcriptional regulator; the encoded protein is MVQYCSVVPTASNAGVARRRAILDAALTSFLKSGVAGATVEALHRESGASVGSIYHFFGSKEGVAAELYLETLRDYYDAYLAALQASSGARGGVVAAVRFHLEWVAANEMRARFLFHCREFEVIEESRSTITALHEDFYGKASAWLQPHVEKGRIKPLPPRLCQALWMGPCVEYARLWLARSADFDVLAAAPVLGQAAWDAVKA
- a CDS encoding Tex family protein — its product is MTQSVTVKSVNARLAAELEVAEAQVAAAVRLLDEGATVPFIARYRKEVTGSLDDGQLRDLEERLRYLRELDERRAAVLSSIEDQGKLTDELKAALLSADTKARVEDIYLPYKPKRRTKAQIAREAGLEPLADRLLADPTLVPDEAAAEFLTENVADASAALDGARHILIERVAEDAELVGATRTKFWAEGALQTGPWSEDAAKTEAAQKYRDYFEFSESLETMPSHRVLAVMRGEKEQVLALNFDGGEDAPYEHMVAQSLGVNLTAKTPATPWLAGTVRVAWRAKLMFSASVDARLKLRQRAEEDAVGVFARNLKDLLLAAPAGTRATLGLDPGFRTGVKVAVVDGTGKVVDTCAIYPHQPQQKWNEAKATLAAFVARHNVELIAVGNGTASRETDALAAELIADIKAAGAKAPTKAMVSEAGASVYSASAYAAHELPDLDVTLRGAVSIARRLQDPLAELVKIEPKSIGVGQYQHDVTPGTLARSLNAVVEDAVNAVGVDLNTASVPLLARVSGVTESLAESIVAHREKAGAFRSRKGLLEVPRLGPKAFEQCAGFLRIQGGDDPLDASGVHPESYPVVRKILDRSGVTLAELIGNERSLRSLKPADFADERFGIPTVTDILGELEKPGRDPRPAFTTATFAAGVEKVSDLKVGMVLEGVVTNVAAFGAFVDVGVHQDGLVHVSAMSDRYVSDPHEVVKSGQVVRVKVTEVDIPRQRIGLTLRLNDDPQQGKRPERSGAPRRDDKNRDDRNQGRRNQNRDKNSRQREESRPTGSMADALRNAGFGR